A single Parabacteroides timonensis DNA region contains:
- a CDS encoding helix-turn-helix domain-containing protein has product MSDIIKISTVHDFNALLGVEDQHPLVSVIDFSAHPPRHLFRALLGVYGIYIREDEPQNVVYGTSRYDFLGGTLIAIAPGQISGAVDIGAPVQRKGWALLFDPELLRGTSLAQKIQQYSFFSYEVSEALHMQDTERETIVACMKHIREELSVSQDEYSRTILAAYIEVLLNYCMRFYGRQFATRKMQSKDILARFERMLTDYFDSKEQIRHGLPNVQECAERLALSPNYFSDLIKRETGERPHEHIQRFLIERVKKELAEGNKSISEIAYGLGFNYTHHLSRLFKKVTRMSPTEYLEALKLK; this is encoded by the coding sequence ATGAGCGACATCATTAAAATATCAACAGTCCATGACTTCAATGCCCTTCTTGGCGTTGAAGACCAGCATCCGCTTGTGAGCGTGATCGACTTTTCCGCCCATCCTCCCCGGCATCTGTTCCGTGCGCTATTAGGCGTGTACGGTATTTATATCCGTGAAGATGAACCGCAGAATGTCGTGTACGGTACAAGCCGCTATGACTTCCTCGGCGGTACGCTCATCGCTATAGCACCCGGTCAGATCAGCGGAGCGGTGGACATCGGAGCACCGGTGCAACGCAAGGGCTGGGCATTGCTCTTCGACCCGGAACTGTTGAGAGGCACGTCTCTGGCCCAGAAAATCCAGCAATACTCGTTCTTCTCTTACGAAGTGAGCGAAGCCCTTCACATGCAGGATACGGAGCGTGAGACGATCGTTGCCTGCATGAAACATATCCGAGAGGAACTCTCGGTATCGCAGGATGAATACAGCCGGACGATTCTTGCCGCTTATATCGAGGTACTGCTCAACTACTGCATGCGCTTCTATGGGCGCCAGTTTGCGACCCGCAAAATGCAGAGCAAAGATATTTTAGCCCGTTTTGAACGGATGCTGACCGACTATTTCGACAGCAAAGAACAAATCCGGCATGGACTTCCGAACGTACAGGAATGCGCCGAACGGTTAGCCTTATCTCCCAATTATTTCAGCGACCTCATCAAACGGGAAACAGGAGAACGTCCCCACGAGCATATCCAACGCTTTCTTATCGAGCGCGTGAAAAAAGAGTTGGCTGAAGGAAATAAGAGCATCAGCGAAATAGCTTATGGTTTGGGGTTCAACTATACCCACCATTTAAGCCGTCTTTTCAAGAAGGTTACGCGAATGTCCCCAACGGAGTATCTGGAAGCATTGAAATTGAAATAG
- a CDS encoding 4Fe-4S binding protein, with translation MLRKIRLSLAILSFAAVTLLFLDFTGTVHAWLGWMAKIQFLPAVLALNVGVVLFLVVLTGVLGRVYCSVICPLGIFQDVVSWISGKRKKKKFRFSYSPAKSWMRYGVLAIFIVAMVAGIGSVVALLAPYSSYGRIAQNLFSPVYIWGNNLLAYFAERADSYMFYEKVVWLRSLPTFIIASCTFVALILLAWRNGRTYCNTICPVGTVLGFIARYSLFRPVIDGSKCKNCSLCARKCKAACIDYKNHRIDYSRCVTCLDCIDTCKHGALHYQMRRGKTDDKKENTPQNESQTDNARRSFLTGIGLLAATSVVKAQEKKVDGGLAVILDKKVPERRTPIVPPGAQGLRHMATHCTGCQLCVSVCPNGVLRPSAKIDTLMQPESSYERGYCRPECTKCSEVCPAGAILRITPADKSAIRIGHAVWVRKNCIPLTDGVECGNCARHCPSGAILMVPSDSEDPNSVKIPVVNTERCIGCGACEHLCPARPFSAIYVEGHTMHSVM, from the coding sequence ATGTTGCGTAAAATCAGATTATCCTTGGCCATACTCTCCTTTGCAGCAGTCACGCTGCTGTTTCTCGACTTCACGGGAACGGTGCACGCATGGCTGGGGTGGATGGCTAAAATACAATTCCTGCCGGCCGTGTTGGCATTGAATGTAGGGGTCGTGTTGTTCCTTGTCGTATTGACAGGTGTGCTCGGGCGGGTGTACTGTTCGGTCATCTGTCCTTTGGGCATTTTCCAGGACGTGGTATCATGGATAAGCGGCAAACGGAAGAAAAAGAAATTCCGCTTTTCTTATTCTCCGGCCAAATCATGGATGAGGTATGGCGTATTGGCTATATTTATAGTGGCGATGGTGGCCGGGATAGGTTCTGTGGTGGCTCTGCTTGCCCCGTACAGTTCCTACGGTCGCATTGCCCAAAACTTGTTCTCGCCTGTTTATATCTGGGGGAACAACCTGCTTGCCTATTTCGCCGAGCGTGCCGACAGTTATATGTTCTATGAGAAGGTGGTATGGCTACGAAGTCTGCCTACGTTCATCATTGCCTCCTGCACGTTCGTGGCGCTCATTCTGCTGGCATGGAGGAACGGAAGAACCTATTGCAATACGATATGTCCGGTGGGAACTGTGTTGGGATTCATTGCAAGATACTCCTTGTTCCGCCCTGTCATAGACGGGAGCAAATGCAAGAATTGCAGCCTTTGCGCCCGCAAGTGCAAGGCTGCCTGCATCGATTACAAGAACCATCGGATAGACTACAGCCGTTGCGTGACTTGTCTGGACTGCATAGACACCTGCAAGCATGGGGCATTGCACTACCAAATGCGACGTGGAAAGACTGACGATAAAAAAGAGAACACCCCCCAGAATGAAAGTCAGACTGACAACGCCCGTCGCAGCTTCCTGACCGGCATAGGACTGCTTGCCGCGACATCTGTCGTGAAAGCGCAGGAAAAGAAGGTGGACGGCGGACTGGCTGTCATTTTAGACAAGAAAGTGCCGGAGCGTCGGACGCCGATCGTACCGCCGGGAGCGCAGGGATTGCGGCACATGGCGACGCACTGCACGGGATGCCAGCTCTGTGTCTCGGTCTGCCCCAACGGTGTATTGCGCCCGTCGGCAAAGATAGATACCCTGATGCAGCCGGAATCATCCTATGAACGAGGATATTGCCGCCCGGAATGTACAAAATGTTCGGAAGTGTGCCCTGCCGGAGCGATCCTGCGGATTACGCCTGCGGACAAGTCGGCCATCCGGATAGGACATGCCGTTTGGGTACGCAAGAACTGCATTCCGCTTACGGACGGCGTGGAGTGCGGCAACTGCGCCCGTCATTGTCCTTCGGGAGCGATACTGATGGTTCCGTCCGACAGCGAAGATCCGAACTCCGTCAAGATACCCGTTGTCAATACCGAGAGGTGTATCGGGTGCGGTGCGTGCGAACATCTGTGTCCGGCACGTCCGTTCAGCGCCATCTATGTGGAGGGGCACACGATGCACAGCGTGATGTAA
- a CDS encoding alpha/beta hydrolase — protein sequence MRKTTPIIICMLLALISCSNNSNVLQIAKQGSFAVGGTVLTDSLGRQYHGDHAYVFYQKPVNARKYPLVFAHGVGQFSKTWETTPDGREGFQNIFLRRGFSTYVVDQPRRGNAGRGTETVTITPQFDEEEWFNRFRVGIWPDYFEGVQFSRDAEALNQYFRQMTPNVGSADLNVYARAYAALFDKIGPAIFVTHSQGGGVGWLTLPQTENIRAIVAYEPGCNVPFPAGQMPEEGKVITLSGKTEGTEVPMEVFLKFTEIPIIVYYGDNLPETDERPELYEWTRRLHLMRKWAALINEHGGDATVIHLPEIGLKGNTHFPFSDLNNVEVADHLSEWLHEKGLD from the coding sequence ATGAGAAAGACTACGCCTATTATAATATGTATGCTGCTGGCGTTAATCTCATGCAGCAACAACAGCAACGTGTTGCAGATAGCCAAGCAGGGCAGTTTCGCCGTGGGTGGCACAGTACTAACCGACTCCCTCGGGCGGCAATATCACGGCGACCACGCCTACGTGTTCTATCAGAAACCCGTCAATGCACGGAAGTATCCGTTGGTATTCGCCCACGGCGTGGGGCAGTTCTCGAAGACATGGGAGACCACGCCCGACGGACGCGAGGGCTTCCAGAACATCTTTCTGCGGAGAGGCTTCTCCACATACGTAGTAGACCAACCACGCCGAGGCAATGCCGGACGAGGAACAGAAACCGTCACCATCACTCCGCAGTTCGATGAAGAAGAGTGGTTCAACCGCTTCCGTGTGGGCATCTGGCCCGACTACTTTGAGGGGGTGCAGTTCAGCCGTGACGCGGAGGCATTGAACCAGTATTTCCGGCAGATGACCCCCAACGTCGGTTCTGCCGATCTGAACGTCTATGCCAGGGCATACGCCGCCCTGTTCGACAAGATAGGTCCCGCCATTTTCGTCACCCATTCGCAGGGCGGAGGCGTGGGCTGGTTAACTCTGCCGCAGACGGAAAATATCCGTGCCATCGTAGCCTATGAACCGGGATGCAACGTCCCTTTCCCCGCAGGGCAGATGCCGGAGGAAGGCAAGGTCATCACGCTCTCCGGAAAGACCGAGGGCACGGAGGTGCCGATGGAGGTGTTCCTGAAGTTCACCGAGATACCTATCATCGTCTATTATGGCGACAATCTGCCCGAGACGGACGAACGTCCCGAACTCTATGAGTGGACACGCCGCCTGCACCTGATGCGCAAGTGGGCTGCACTTATCAACGAACATGGCGGAGACGCCACGGTCATCCACTTGCCGGAGATAGGTTTGAAGGGCAATACCCATTTTCCTTTCTCCGACCTGAACAACGTGGAGGTAGCGGACCATTTGTCGGAGTGGCTGCACGAGAAGGGGCTGGATTAA
- a CDS encoding aldo/keto reductase produces the protein MNYNQDKNKKVLSRRNFLKTMGAAGIAATGLTACVSGEKESVSTAAAGEIPTDQMTYRVNPTSGDKVSLLGFGMMRLPSVGGRSAREGNEEIDQEMVNELVDYAIAHGVNYFDTSPAYCRGKSERATGIALSRHPRDKYFVATKLSNFSPATWSREASIAMYRNSRKELQVDYIDYMLLHGVGMGGGMEEFESRYMKNGMLDFLLEERKAGRIRNLGFSYHGDIRVFDYLLSRHDEYKWDFVQIQLNYLDWKYAKQINPRNTDAEYLYGELEKRGIPAVIMEPLLGGRLSNVPSTIVARLKQREPEMSVASWAFRFAGSLPGVHTVLSGMTRMEHLQDNLRTYAPLKPLTEEDFDFLQETATRMMQFDTIPCNDCKYCMPCPYGLDIPAILLHYNKCLNEGNIPESTQDENYRKARRAYLVGYDRSVPKLRQASHCIGCNQCSPHCPQRIDIPKELQRIDRFVERLKQGTL, from the coding sequence ATGAACTATAATCAAGATAAAAACAAGAAAGTTTTGTCGCGCCGGAACTTTCTGAAAACGATGGGAGCCGCCGGAATCGCCGCGACGGGGCTGACGGCGTGTGTAAGCGGCGAAAAAGAGAGTGTATCGACGGCGGCTGCCGGGGAGATTCCCACCGACCAGATGACCTACCGGGTCAATCCGACATCGGGCGACAAGGTGTCGTTGCTGGGGTTCGGCATGATGCGTCTGCCCTCCGTCGGAGGCCGCAGCGCCCGCGAAGGCAACGAAGAGATAGACCAGGAGATGGTGAACGAACTGGTGGATTATGCCATCGCCCACGGAGTGAATTATTTCGACACGTCGCCCGCCTATTGCCGGGGCAAGTCGGAACGCGCCACGGGCATCGCCCTGAGCCGCCATCCGCGCGACAAATATTTCGTCGCCACCAAACTCTCCAACTTCTCTCCGGCCACGTGGAGCCGCGAGGCGTCCATCGCCATGTACCGCAATTCGCGGAAAGAGTTGCAGGTGGATTATATCGACTACATGCTGCTGCACGGCGTGGGCATGGGCGGCGGCATGGAGGAGTTCGAGAGCCGCTACATGAAGAACGGCATGCTCGACTTCCTGCTGGAGGAACGCAAGGCGGGACGCATCCGCAACCTCGGCTTCTCCTATCACGGAGATATCCGGGTGTTCGACTATCTGCTTTCGCGGCACGACGAATACAAGTGGGATTTCGTGCAGATACAGCTCAACTATCTGGACTGGAAGTATGCCAAGCAGATCAATCCCCGAAACACCGATGCCGAATACCTGTATGGCGAACTGGAAAAGCGCGGCATTCCGGCGGTCATCATGGAGCCCCTGTTGGGCGGTCGTCTTTCCAACGTGCCGAGCACGATCGTCGCCCGTCTCAAACAGCGCGAACCGGAGATGAGCGTGGCTTCGTGGGCGTTCCGCTTCGCCGGCAGTCTGCCCGGCGTGCATACCGTGTTGAGCGGCATGACGCGCATGGAGCATTTGCAGGACAATCTGCGTACCTACGCTCCGCTGAAGCCTCTGACGGAGGAGGATTTCGATTTCTTGCAAGAGACGGCGACCCGGATGATGCAGTTCGACACCATTCCCTGCAACGACTGCAAATACTGTATGCCCTGCCCGTACGGGCTCGACATTCCGGCCATCCTGCTCCATTACAACAAATGCCTGAACGAAGGCAATATCCCGGAGAGTACGCAGGACGAGAACTACCGTAAGGCACGCCGGGCCTATCTGGTGGGCTACGACCGGAGCGTCCCTAAATTGCGTCAGGCGAGCCATTGCATCGGTTGCAACCAATGCTCGCCGCATTGCCCGCAACGCATCGACATCCCGAAGGAGTTGCAGCGCATAGACCGTTTCGTGGAGCGACTTAAACAGGGAACATTATGA
- a CDS encoding dihydrofolate reductase family protein, with product MEQIKIISHMLSSVDGRLDVDRWTLPFDGKEIEDVTSVYTEIKDDYHANAWILGRNSVQKHFFPETFRCDTYTPATMLRTFVGHRDSDRSLVVFDSKGVITYTEDKVYGDTIIAVLGERVSEEYLECLRRVGISYLFAGEDGHDYALAVKTLHEEFAMRLMLLDGGGTLNGEFIKRQLIDELSLVIYPGMDGLSGISSIYEYRGGDCEFPALGQSLELKEVKQCRDGVVWISYKVHKA from the coding sequence ATGGAACAGATTAAAATCATCAGCCACATGTTGAGTTCCGTGGACGGAAGGCTGGATGTCGACCGCTGGACGCTTCCATTCGATGGAAAAGAGATTGAGGACGTGACATCCGTCTATACGGAAATTAAGGATGATTACCATGCGAATGCGTGGATACTGGGGCGCAACAGCGTGCAGAAACATTTCTTTCCGGAAACATTCCGTTGCGACACATACACGCCTGCCACCATGCTACGGACATTTGTCGGACACAGGGACAGCGACCGCTCGCTTGTCGTGTTTGATTCAAAAGGTGTCATCACATATACGGAGGATAAGGTGTATGGAGATACGATTATAGCCGTATTGGGCGAACGTGTCAGCGAGGAGTATCTGGAGTGTCTGCGCAGAGTAGGTATATCTTACCTTTTCGCTGGGGAGGATGGACACGACTATGCTTTAGCCGTAAAGACATTGCACGAAGAGTTTGCCATGCGACTCATGCTGTTGGATGGCGGAGGCACTCTGAACGGAGAGTTCATCAAACGACAACTGATTGACGAATTGAGTTTGGTGATTTATCCCGGCATGGACGGACTTAGTGGCATTTCTTCCATCTATGAATACAGAGGAGGCGACTGCGAGTTCCCCGCATTGGGGCAGTCGCTCGAACTGAAAGAGGTGAAACAGTGTAGAGACGGAGTCGTATGGATAAGCTATAAGGTACACAAGGCATGA
- a CDS encoding flavodoxin family protein → MDRRNFIKAVGMTAGATVLSGMGIAGAAELLNDKTNKKMKITVLTGSPRRNGNTNHLASQFIKGAEEAGHEVFRFDCAHHKISGCIACNACGMDGDCVLNDDFSELRPHLLEADMVVFATPMYYFGFSSQLKAAIDRFYALNGKIKGAAKQSALLMAYADTDPKEAEPMISHYHTLLRYLGWKDRGTVVARGMWPAGAVNGTEYSRRAYELGRNV, encoded by the coding sequence ATGGATAGAAGAAACTTTATAAAGGCAGTAGGCATGACAGCCGGGGCAACCGTCCTTTCCGGCATGGGTATCGCCGGAGCTGCCGAATTACTGAATGATAAAACGAACAAGAAAATGAAAATAACAGTATTGACAGGAAGCCCACGTCGGAACGGAAATACCAACCATCTGGCATCCCAATTCATCAAAGGAGCGGAAGAGGCCGGGCATGAGGTTTTCCGTTTCGATTGTGCGCATCACAAGATATCCGGCTGCATCGCCTGCAATGCGTGCGGTATGGACGGGGATTGCGTGTTGAATGACGATTTCTCGGAACTGCGCCCTCACCTGCTGGAGGCCGACATGGTGGTGTTTGCCACTCCGATGTATTACTTCGGCTTTTCCTCACAGTTGAAAGCGGCAATAGACCGTTTCTATGCGCTCAACGGAAAGATAAAAGGCGCAGCGAAACAATCCGCCCTCCTCATGGCATACGCTGACACCGACCCCAAGGAAGCCGAACCGATGATTTCCCACTATCATACGCTGCTCCGTTACTTGGGCTGGAAAGACCGTGGAACCGTCGTTGCCCGAGGCATGTGGCCTGCCGGTGCGGTGAACGGCACAGAATACAGCAGGAGAGCATACGAACTGGGACGTAATGTATAG
- a CDS encoding NAD(P)-dependent alcohol dehydrogenase, whose translation MKRLFFTLATTLLAWNCFAQNTGQVPSKGYALYTANGELKPYDFTRHAVGENDILIETLYCGVCHSDIHQGRGDWSPQSYPLVTGHEIVGRVAQVGAKVTKFKVGDYAGVGCMVNACRHCEYCEAGEEQYCLDGRVLTYGDTDVYHDKELSQGGYSNNIVVDENFAITVPADAPMEKVGPLMCAGITTYSPLVHAKLKKGDKIGIAGFGGLGHMAVQYAVSMGAEVTVFDLTDEKREEALAYGAVRYVNVKKETDLKGLDNTFRFILSTIPSAYDPMMYVNMLKVDGELAVVGMPALKDAPAVSIMAMRGRKKVWFSLIGGIRETQDAVNYSITHNIYPKVEVIPIQKINEAWRNVVDGKVHFRYVIDMGSLK comes from the coding sequence ATGAAACGATTGTTTTTTACACTGGCTACAACACTCCTTGCATGGAACTGTTTTGCCCAAAACACTGGGCAAGTACCCTCTAAGGGCTATGCCCTTTATACTGCAAATGGCGAATTGAAACCCTACGACTTTACCCGTCATGCGGTGGGTGAGAATGATATTTTGATTGAAACCCTATACTGTGGGGTATGCCACAGTGACATCCATCAAGGACGTGGTGACTGGAGCCCGCAAAGTTATCCGTTAGTCACAGGACATGAAATTGTCGGTCGGGTGGCACAAGTGGGAGCAAAAGTAACGAAGTTCAAAGTGGGCGACTATGCTGGAGTGGGCTGCATGGTCAATGCCTGCCGCCACTGCGAATATTGCGAGGCGGGCGAAGAGCAATACTGCCTTGACGGACGTGTACTGACCTACGGCGACACGGACGTGTATCACGATAAAGAACTGTCGCAAGGCGGTTATTCAAACAATATTGTAGTGGATGAGAATTTCGCTATCACTGTTCCTGCCGATGCACCTATGGAAAAGGTCGGACCACTGATGTGCGCAGGCATCACTACCTACTCGCCCCTCGTACATGCCAAGCTGAAGAAAGGAGACAAAATAGGCATTGCCGGATTCGGTGGATTGGGGCACATGGCGGTGCAATATGCCGTATCGATGGGTGCAGAGGTCACGGTGTTCGACCTAACCGACGAGAAACGGGAAGAGGCATTGGCATACGGAGCTGTGCGCTATGTCAATGTCAAGAAAGAAACTGATCTGAAAGGATTGGATAATACATTCCGCTTTATCCTTTCCACCATTCCATCAGCCTACGATCCGATGATGTATGTAAATATGCTAAAGGTCGATGGTGAACTGGCGGTAGTGGGAATGCCTGCTTTGAAGGATGCTCCTGCCGTTTCTATTATGGCTATGCGTGGACGTAAGAAAGTATGGTTTTCGCTGATCGGCGGCATACGCGAGACACAGGACGCGGTCAATTATTCCATTACCCATAACATCTATCCGAAAGTGGAGGTTATTCCTATCCAAAAGATAAACGAGGCATGGCGTAATGTGGTGGATGGAAAAGTGCATTTCCGCTATGTAATCGATATGGGTTCGTTGAAATAA
- a CDS encoding DUF1893 domain-containing protein — protein sequence MRDELISRLHDERCSLVVGNGEAISTFNGRGISDLYRLSKENAGMLHGASVADKVVGKAAAALMIAGGVKEVFADIASTHALSLLDKYGVKVRYAKEVPHIINRTNTGWCPMEIRCKDCTTIEECLEEIEGFMKQNKDR from the coding sequence ATGAGGGACGAATTGATAAGCCGTCTGCATGACGAGAGGTGTTCGCTCGTTGTCGGCAACGGAGAAGCGATAAGCACGTTCAATGGGCGCGGAATTTCCGACCTGTACCGGTTGTCGAAAGAAAATGCCGGTATGCTGCATGGGGCATCCGTGGCGGACAAGGTGGTCGGGAAAGCCGCCGCCGCCCTGATGATTGCCGGCGGGGTGAAAGAGGTATTCGCGGATATCGCCAGTACGCATGCCCTGTCTTTGTTGGATAAGTATGGGGTAAAGGTACGGTATGCCAAAGAAGTTCCCCATATAATCAACCGAACGAATACCGGTTGGTGCCCGATGGAGATACGTTGCAAGGATTGTACAACCATAGAAGAGTGTTTGGAAGAAATAGAAGGTTTTATGAAACAGAATAAAGATAGATGA
- a CDS encoding aldo/keto reductase, with amino-acid sequence MKNGMDISRRGFLKMAALTGAAMCIEPTLNKVTAAERVLTGQRQVANNLPTGMAAVRTQRTLGSGKAAFTVSAMGFGCMGLNHHRSQSPDEKACIRLIHEAIERGVTLFDTAESYGYHKNEILTGKALKGYTDRVFVSSKFGHKFVNGVQVKTEEDSTPANIRRVCENSLRNLGVETLGMFYQHRIDPNTPIEVVAETCGELIKEGKILHWGMCEVNAETIRRAHKVCPVTAIQSEYHFMHRTVETSGVLAACEELGIGFVPYSPLNRGFLGGAINEYTIFDQTNDNRQTLPRFQPEAIRANYRIVEVLNAFGRTRGITAAQVALAWLMNKRPYIVPIPGTTKLSHLEENLRACDIVFTAAEMQELEAAVSAIPVVGSRYDKLQESKIQK; translated from the coding sequence ATGAAGAATGGAATGGATATAAGCCGCCGGGGATTCCTCAAGATGGCGGCACTGACAGGGGCGGCGATGTGCATCGAACCGACCCTGAACAAGGTAACGGCGGCAGAACGGGTGTTGACCGGACAGCGGCAGGTGGCAAACAATCTTCCGACAGGCATGGCAGCAGTGCGCACGCAACGCACATTGGGTAGCGGCAAGGCAGCCTTTACCGTTTCGGCGATGGGTTTCGGCTGCATGGGGCTGAACCATCACCGCAGCCAGTCGCCCGATGAAAAGGCCTGCATCCGGCTGATTCACGAAGCGATAGAACGGGGTGTAACCTTATTCGATACGGCTGAAAGTTATGGCTACCACAAGAACGAAATCCTGACGGGAAAGGCATTGAAAGGATATACCGACCGTGTGTTCGTCTCCTCGAAGTTCGGACACAAGTTCGTGAACGGCGTGCAGGTGAAAACCGAAGAGGACAGCACCCCGGCAAACATCCGGCGCGTATGCGAGAACTCCCTGCGCAATCTCGGCGTGGAGACGCTCGGTATGTTCTACCAGCACCGCATCGATCCGAATACGCCCATAGAAGTGGTGGCGGAGACCTGCGGAGAGCTTATCAAGGAGGGCAAGATCCTGCATTGGGGCATGTGTGAGGTGAATGCGGAAACGATTCGTCGGGCGCACAAGGTCTGTCCCGTGACAGCGATACAGAGCGAATACCACTTCATGCACCGCACGGTGGAAACCAGCGGCGTGCTTGCCGCATGCGAGGAGTTGGGCATCGGCTTCGTGCCGTATAGTCCGCTGAACCGTGGTTTTCTCGGCGGAGCAATCAATGAGTACACTATCTTTGATCAAACCAATGACAACCGTCAGACCCTGCCACGCTTTCAACCCGAAGCCATCCGTGCCAACTATCGTATCGTTGAAGTGCTCAATGCCTTTGGCCGCACACGTGGCATAACGGCGGCGCAGGTGGCGTTGGCATGGCTGATGAACAAGCGTCCCTACATCGTCCCTATTCCCGGTACGACCAAGCTCTCGCACCTGGAGGAGAACCTCCGCGCCTGCGACATCGTATTTACGGCAGCAGAGATGCAGGAGTTGGAGGCGGCGGTATCGGCAATCCCCGTCGTGGGCAGCCGCTATGACAAGTTGCAGGAGTCTAAAATACAGAAGTAA